A section of the Kribbella voronezhensis genome encodes:
- a CDS encoding acyl-CoA dehydrogenase family protein translates to MADPNAVTNQAPPLQGVNFFTSDTGLGDALRPYADLSADPGLTEIGELAGTQEALSHALPANQNSPALRTHDRYGNRIDEVEFHPSWHWLMEKAVGFGLQAAPWTSERPAPHLTRAAGFYVWSQVEPGHGCPISMTYAAVPALKADADLAAEWVPGLSSTAYDPRRLRSADKAGVLAGMGMTEKQGGSDVRANLTTATPSGSGTEYLLNGHKWFCSAPQVDVFLVLAQAPEGLTCFVVPRVLADGNRNTFALQRLKDKLGNRSNASSEVEFHNTIGYRLGDEGAGVRTIIEMVAATRLDCVLGSAALMRRALVEATWHTSYRSAFGGLLRDKPAMQNVLADLALESEAATALSMRLAAAVDASIAGDEQAAAFRRIALPLAKFWVCKRTSFTVAEALECLGGNGYVEESGLPLLFRESPLNSIWEGSGTVNALDVLRALRRPESLEAWLTEVGLARGADHRLDAAVTDVLEALSDLENAEAGARRLAARMAVCLQASLLVRHSTPDVADAFVASRLAGDWAGVLGTLPRTTPFGPILDRIL, encoded by the coding sequence ATGGCGGACCCAAACGCTGTAACGAATCAGGCTCCCCCACTCCAGGGGGTGAACTTCTTCACGTCCGACACCGGTCTCGGTGACGCTCTGCGTCCGTACGCCGACCTTTCCGCTGATCCCGGGCTGACCGAGATCGGCGAGCTCGCGGGAACGCAGGAAGCGCTCTCTCATGCTCTCCCGGCGAATCAGAACTCCCCGGCCCTGCGCACCCACGACCGGTACGGGAACCGCATCGACGAGGTCGAGTTCCATCCGTCCTGGCACTGGCTGATGGAGAAGGCCGTCGGCTTCGGACTCCAGGCCGCGCCCTGGACCAGCGAACGCCCGGCACCACATCTCACCCGCGCAGCCGGCTTCTACGTCTGGTCCCAGGTCGAGCCCGGCCACGGCTGTCCGATCTCGATGACCTACGCCGCAGTACCGGCTCTCAAGGCCGACGCCGACCTCGCCGCCGAATGGGTGCCCGGACTGTCCAGTACTGCGTACGACCCGCGGCGGCTGAGGTCCGCCGACAAGGCGGGCGTGCTGGCCGGGATGGGGATGACCGAGAAGCAGGGCGGCTCCGACGTCCGCGCCAACCTCACTACCGCCACGCCTTCGGGAAGCGGGACCGAGTACCTGTTGAACGGGCACAAGTGGTTCTGCTCGGCACCGCAGGTGGACGTGTTCCTCGTCCTCGCCCAGGCGCCGGAAGGCCTGACCTGCTTCGTCGTACCGCGCGTCCTTGCCGACGGCAACCGGAACACGTTTGCCTTGCAGCGCCTGAAGGACAAGCTCGGCAACCGGTCGAACGCGTCCAGCGAGGTCGAGTTCCACAACACGATCGGCTACCGCCTCGGCGACGAGGGCGCCGGCGTCCGGACGATCATCGAGATGGTCGCCGCCACCCGCCTCGACTGCGTCCTCGGGTCGGCGGCGTTGATGCGGCGCGCGCTCGTCGAGGCGACCTGGCACACGTCGTACCGGAGTGCGTTCGGCGGGTTGCTGCGGGACAAGCCCGCGATGCAGAACGTGCTGGCGGATCTGGCGCTCGAGAGCGAAGCAGCAACCGCTCTCTCGATGCGTCTCGCGGCTGCGGTGGACGCCTCGATCGCGGGTGACGAACAGGCCGCGGCGTTCCGGCGGATCGCGCTCCCGTTGGCGAAGTTCTGGGTCTGCAAGCGGACGTCGTTCACCGTCGCGGAAGCCCTGGAATGCCTCGGCGGCAACGGTTATGTCGAGGAGTCCGGTCTGCCGCTGCTGTTCCGCGAGTCCCCGCTGAACTCGATCTGGGAGGGCTCCGGCACAGTCAACGCCCTCGACGTACTCCGCGCGCTCCGGCGCCCCGAATCCCTCGAGGCCTGGCTCACCGAGGTCGGTCTCGCCCGCGGTGCCGACCACCGCCTCGACGCGGCCGTGACCGACGTACTGGAAGCGCTCTCTGATCTGGAGAACGCCGAAGCAGGCGCGCGCCGCCTGGCCGCCCGGATGGCGGTCTGCCTGCAGGCATCGCTCCTGGTCCGTCACTCGACACCTGACGTCGCAGATGCCTTCGTGGCGTCCCGCCTGGCCGGCGATTGGGCCGGCGTCTTGGGCACCCTCCCCCGCACCACGCCGTTCGGTCCGATCCTCGACCGCATCCTCTGA
- a CDS encoding glycine hydroxymethyltransferase: MGAATECNLRRETKMTQPFDAAAASAAYNNALAVIGAVEPTIAGAIKAELADQRSSLKLIASENYASPATLLTMGNWLSDKYAEGTIGHRFYAGCQNVDTVEQAAADHAKALFDAPHAYVQPHSGIDANLVAFWAILANRIESPALAEAGAKHVNDLSDEDWAKLRKALGDQKMLGMSLDAGGHLTHGFRPNISGKMFHQSSYGTDPETGLLDYDKVAATAREFKPLILIAGYSAYPRKVDFAKMREIADEVGATLMVDMAHFAGLVAGKVFTGDFDPVPHAHVTTTTTHKSLRGPRGGMVLCQPEYADAVDRGCPMVLGGPLSQTMAAKAVALAEARQPEFKTYAQNVADNAVGLAEGLMKRGVKLVTDGTENHLVLLDVSSYGITGRQAESALLDAGIVTNRNAVPRDPNGAWYTSGVRIGTPALTTRGFGLDEFDRVAELMVDVLSSVTPTTTSAGAPSKAKYVLADGVADKVRAASAELLDKHPLYPGLELS, from the coding sequence CTGGGTGCCGCGACCGAGTGCAACCTCAGGAGAGAGACGAAGATGACTCAACCCTTCGACGCCGCTGCCGCGTCGGCCGCGTACAACAACGCACTTGCGGTGATCGGCGCGGTGGAACCCACCATCGCCGGCGCGATCAAGGCCGAACTGGCCGACCAGCGGTCCTCGCTGAAGCTGATCGCGAGTGAGAACTACGCCTCCCCGGCGACGCTGCTGACGATGGGCAACTGGCTGTCCGACAAGTACGCCGAGGGCACCATCGGGCACCGGTTCTACGCCGGCTGCCAGAACGTCGACACCGTCGAGCAGGCCGCCGCGGATCACGCGAAAGCGCTCTTCGACGCGCCGCACGCCTACGTCCAGCCGCACTCCGGCATCGACGCGAACCTGGTCGCCTTCTGGGCGATCCTGGCCAACCGGATCGAGTCCCCGGCGCTGGCCGAGGCGGGCGCCAAGCACGTCAACGACCTGTCCGACGAGGACTGGGCCAAGCTGCGCAAGGCGCTCGGCGACCAGAAGATGCTCGGCATGTCGCTGGACGCCGGCGGCCACCTGACGCACGGCTTCCGGCCGAACATCTCCGGCAAGATGTTCCACCAGAGCTCGTACGGCACCGACCCGGAGACGGGCCTGCTCGACTACGACAAGGTCGCCGCGACCGCTCGCGAGTTCAAGCCGCTGATCCTGATCGCCGGCTACTCGGCGTACCCGCGCAAGGTCGACTTCGCCAAGATGCGCGAGATCGCGGACGAGGTCGGCGCCACCTTGATGGTCGACATGGCGCACTTCGCCGGACTCGTCGCCGGCAAGGTCTTCACCGGCGACTTCGACCCGGTCCCGCACGCGCACGTCACCACGACCACCACGCACAAGTCGCTGCGCGGTCCCCGTGGCGGCATGGTGCTCTGCCAGCCGGAGTACGCCGACGCGGTCGACCGTGGCTGCCCGATGGTGCTCGGCGGCCCGCTCAGCCAGACGATGGCCGCGAAGGCCGTCGCGCTCGCCGAGGCGCGCCAGCCCGAGTTCAAGACCTACGCGCAGAACGTCGCGGACAACGCGGTCGGCCTGGCCGAGGGCCTGATGAAGCGTGGCGTCAAGCTCGTCACGGACGGCACCGAGAACCACCTGGTGCTGCTCGACGTCTCGTCGTACGGGATCACCGGCCGGCAGGCCGAATCGGCGCTGCTCGACGCCGGCATCGTGACCAACCGCAACGCGGTCCCCCGCGATCCGAACGGCGCTTGGTACACCTCCGGCGTCCGGATCGGCACGCCGGCGCTCACCACCCGCGGGTTCGGCCTGGACGAGTTCGACCGCGTCGCGGAGCTGATGGTCGACGTGCTGTCCAGCGTCACTCCGACCACGACCTCGGCCGGGGCGCCCTCGAAGGCGAAGTACGTGCTCGCCGACGGCGTCGCCGACAAGGTCCGAGCTGCATCGGCGGAACTGCTCGACAAGCACCCGCTCTACCCAGGTCTCGAACTCAGCTGA
- a CDS encoding DHA2 family efflux MFS transporter permease subunit: MTISSATDVGATTLTGGRRFGVLIALCLATLVLGLDTTVLNVALPTLAGDLDASTSQLQWMANSYNLVLAALLLPAGLLGDRYGRRKIMVIALTLFGAASLACGLAGSATALIASRAALGIGAAMIVPVALSLITVLFRTKEERKKALGFFVVANSIGMPLGPIVGGLLLDHAGWHWIFLMNVPIAVLAALAVRLLIPESRSADRPAIDWPGIALSSAGLAALVYGVTKAGEKSWTDGTTLVLLAAAVVLLGVFIAWQRRPSGSLIDLGLFRDKVFTGSAVLLMVSVFAIFGLLFTIPQYFQGIDGSDALHTGLKLLPFIGGMAVGAKIAQPLETKAGTRVLVMAGFLVMAVGFVLGAFTGLDTGYGYTALWIVVVGLGLGCSMPQAMNAGLGILDPDRAGTGSALLQAFRQVGGTVGVAVLGTVLNSVYRSHVSTGGLPAQAAEAVEKGVGPGLAVAAKTGSAELLASVRDAFMTSLNTTMWVSAGIGVAGAVLAAVLMPKRAAKASDDALMGISG; encoded by the coding sequence ATGACCATTTCCTCCGCAACCGACGTCGGCGCGACGACGCTCACCGGCGGCCGCCGGTTCGGCGTACTGATCGCGCTCTGCCTGGCGACCCTCGTGCTCGGGCTCGACACCACCGTGCTGAACGTCGCCCTACCCACGCTGGCCGGCGATCTCGACGCCTCCACGAGCCAGCTGCAGTGGATGGCGAACTCCTACAACCTGGTCCTGGCCGCGCTGCTGCTCCCGGCGGGCCTGCTCGGCGACCGCTACGGGCGACGCAAGATCATGGTGATCGCGCTGACGCTGTTCGGCGCCGCCTCGCTGGCCTGTGGGTTGGCGGGATCCGCCACGGCACTCATCGCGTCCCGGGCCGCCCTCGGGATCGGAGCGGCGATGATCGTCCCGGTCGCGCTCTCTCTGATCACCGTGCTGTTCCGGACCAAGGAGGAACGGAAGAAGGCGCTCGGATTCTTCGTCGTCGCCAACAGCATCGGCATGCCACTCGGGCCGATCGTCGGTGGCCTGCTGCTCGACCACGCCGGCTGGCACTGGATCTTCCTGATGAACGTCCCGATCGCGGTGCTCGCGGCCCTGGCGGTCCGGCTGCTCATCCCCGAGTCCCGCAGCGCCGACCGGCCGGCGATCGACTGGCCCGGGATCGCGCTCTCCAGCGCCGGTCTGGCGGCTCTCGTGTACGGCGTGACGAAGGCCGGCGAGAAGTCCTGGACCGACGGCACCACCCTGGTGCTCTTGGCTGCCGCGGTTGTGCTCCTGGGTGTGTTCATCGCGTGGCAGCGTCGCCCGTCAGGATCGCTGATCGACCTCGGGCTGTTCAGAGACAAGGTGTTCACGGGCAGCGCGGTGCTGCTGATGGTGTCCGTGTTCGCGATCTTCGGCCTGCTGTTCACGATTCCGCAGTACTTCCAGGGCATCGACGGCTCCGACGCGCTGCACACCGGGCTGAAGTTGCTGCCGTTCATCGGCGGGATGGCGGTCGGGGCCAAGATCGCGCAGCCGCTCGAGACCAAGGCCGGCACGCGGGTGCTGGTGATGGCCGGATTCCTGGTGATGGCTGTCGGCTTCGTGCTGGGAGCGTTCACCGGGCTGGACACCGGCTACGGCTATACCGCGCTCTGGATCGTGGTGGTCGGGCTGGGCCTCGGTTGTTCGATGCCCCAGGCAATGAATGCGGGTCTGGGAATACTGGACCCGGATCGGGCCGGCACCGGATCCGCGCTGCTGCAGGCGTTTCGGCAGGTCGGCGGCACGGTCGGTGTCGCCGTACTCGGGACGGTTCTGAACTCCGTCTACCGGTCGCACGTCAGCACAGGCGGGTTGCCGGCGCAGGCCGCGGAGGCGGTCGAGAAGGGCGTCGGTCCTGGTCTCGCGGTCGCGGCGAAGACCGGCTCGGCGGAGTTGCTCGCGTCGGTGCGGGATGCGTTCATGACCAGCTTGAACACGACGATGTGGGTATCGGCCGGCATCGGGGTCGCGGGCGCGGTACTGGCTGCCGTGCTGATGCCGAAGCGGGCGGCGAAGGCTTCCGACGATGCTCTGATGGGCATCTCCGGATGA
- a CDS encoding GbsR/MarR family transcriptional regulator, with protein MPQEPSPEAVSQFVERFASVMANSGVPFMSARVMGRMLVSPTGTMTAAELAESLQISQPAVSGAVRQLIQVAFISRERIPGSRKDHYRIRDDVFAAMLERRNNALGDWEASTRSGADLFGADTDVGRRLGEAADFFNFIRDDLDRMIKNWRSEHPPTP; from the coding sequence ATGCCTCAGGAACCGTCGCCGGAAGCGGTCAGCCAGTTCGTCGAACGCTTCGCGAGCGTGATGGCCAACAGCGGCGTCCCGTTCATGTCCGCCCGCGTGATGGGGCGGATGCTGGTCAGCCCGACCGGAACGATGACGGCCGCCGAGCTCGCCGAGTCACTCCAGATCAGCCAGCCCGCGGTCTCCGGCGCGGTCCGGCAACTCATCCAGGTCGCCTTCATCTCCCGCGAGCGGATCCCCGGATCCCGCAAGGACCATTACCGCATCCGCGACGACGTCTTCGCCGCCATGCTGGAGCGCCGGAACAACGCCCTCGGCGACTGGGAGGCCAGCACCCGCTCGGGCGCCGACCTGTTCGGCGCCGACACCGACGTGGGCCGCCGCCTCGGCGAAGCCGCCGACTTCTTCAACTTCATCCGCGACGACCTGGACCGGATGATCAAGAACTGGCGATCCGAACACCCGCCGACGCCGTAG
- a CDS encoding MFS transporter: MTAPEQEAGAVVFPPLSRDRRVQGWIFSAAVSQIGDVAWYIGLAWSAAQVTTPAGAGLVMGIGALPKALTLLYGGALADRIDARRTMIVANLGRIVVLSLAAVFIGIWGVSLPLLLVVAVVFGAVDAIYGPAAGTLPRRMVHRDDLVKLAAGNQLANRLAVFVGAPLGGVVVAHGGLASVMVVDAVSFAVIAVALAVVVKPRLPQPASSGASVLVDLREGFGYLRRSVSARTLVIAFFGLNLCVGPVLAVGLVQRTHGAGWGAGSLGLFQACSGIAAAVGALLAMRWKPRNLARTGLLVLILQAAGCAAIGVVPRGGVFAAMAAIGFTAGLASAQLSAAFQQTIDPAYLGRTSSITSLSDEALMPVAMTAFGFLISATSVGVACVAIGAAFAALMLWSAARMNIVD, encoded by the coding sequence GTGACCGCTCCGGAGCAGGAAGCGGGGGCGGTGGTCTTTCCGCCGCTGTCCCGCGATCGGCGGGTACAGGGATGGATCTTCTCCGCGGCCGTCTCGCAGATCGGCGACGTCGCGTGGTACATCGGTCTCGCGTGGAGCGCCGCCCAGGTGACGACACCCGCGGGCGCCGGCCTCGTGATGGGAATCGGCGCCCTGCCGAAAGCCCTCACCCTCCTGTACGGCGGTGCGCTGGCCGACCGGATCGACGCGCGCCGAACGATGATCGTGGCCAACCTCGGCCGCATCGTCGTCCTGTCCCTCGCGGCGGTGTTCATCGGGATCTGGGGTGTCTCGCTGCCGCTGCTGCTCGTCGTAGCGGTCGTGTTCGGGGCGGTGGACGCGATCTACGGGCCGGCGGCCGGGACTTTGCCGCGCCGGATGGTGCATCGTGACGACCTGGTGAAACTTGCCGCGGGCAACCAGTTGGCGAACCGGCTGGCCGTGTTCGTCGGTGCTCCGCTGGGTGGTGTGGTCGTCGCTCACGGCGGCCTGGCGTCGGTGATGGTCGTGGACGCGGTGTCGTTCGCGGTGATCGCGGTCGCGCTGGCCGTTGTGGTGAAGCCGCGGTTGCCGCAGCCTGCGTCGTCGGGGGCCTCGGTGCTCGTCGACCTCCGGGAGGGGTTCGGGTATCTGCGCCGGTCGGTGTCGGCGCGGACCTTGGTGATCGCCTTCTTCGGGCTGAACCTGTGTGTCGGGCCGGTGCTCGCGGTCGGGCTCGTGCAGCGGACTCACGGTGCCGGTTGGGGAGCGGGATCGCTCGGGTTGTTCCAAGCCTGCTCGGGGATCGCCGCCGCTGTCGGAGCTCTGCTGGCGATGCGCTGGAAGCCGCGGAATCTGGCGCGGACCGGGCTGCTGGTGTTGATTCTGCAGGCGGCTGGTTGTGCGGCGATCGGCGTGGTGCCGCGCGGTGGGGTGTTCGCGGCGATGGCGGCCATCGGGTTCACGGCCGGCCTCGCGTCGGCACAGTTGTCGGCCGCCTTCCAGCAGACGATCGATCCGGCGTACCTGGGCCGGACGAGCAGTATCACGAGCCTGTCGGACGAAGCTTTGATGCCGGTGGCAATGACCGCCTTCGGCTTCCTGATCTCGGCCACCTCCGTCGGCGTTGCCTGCGTGGCGATCGGCGCTGCGTTCGCCGCACTGATGCTGTGGTCAGCGGCTCGGATGAACATCGTCGATTGA
- a CDS encoding ArsR/SmtB family transcription factor, with amino-acid sequence MSPANRRSADASVIAAIHHPLRRRLIDLLGVDGPATASRLAESTGELVGNISHHLKVLAAAGVIEEAPELAKNRRERWWRSAKASYSWSIADAGGDPAGELVAATAEEANLGHHAAKVRQWFDRRTGYDEAWVRAAFATESWVTLTPERLAELGARISELIQEYHESPDSGPGVQSAFVFAHGVPARP; translated from the coding sequence ATGAGTCCTGCGAACCGCCGTTCGGCCGATGCGTCCGTCATCGCCGCGATCCACCACCCGCTCCGCCGGCGGCTGATCGACCTGCTCGGCGTCGACGGCCCGGCCACCGCTTCGCGACTGGCCGAGTCGACCGGGGAGCTGGTCGGCAACATCAGTCACCACCTGAAGGTTCTCGCCGCGGCAGGCGTGATCGAGGAGGCGCCCGAGCTGGCCAAGAACCGCCGCGAGCGGTGGTGGCGCAGCGCGAAGGCGTCGTACTCGTGGTCGATCGCCGACGCCGGCGGTGACCCGGCCGGCGAGCTGGTCGCGGCGACCGCCGAGGAGGCGAATCTCGGTCATCACGCCGCCAAAGTGCGCCAGTGGTTCGACCGGCGGACCGGGTACGACGAGGCCTGGGTGCGGGCGGCGTTCGCGACCGAGAGTTGGGTCACATTGACCCCCGAGCGGCTCGCCGAGCTCGGTGCGCGGATCAGCGAACTGATCCAGGAGTACCACGAGTCGCCGGATTCCGGACCGGGTGTGCAGTCCGCGTTCGTCTTCGCCCACGGCGTACCGGCCCGGCCATGA
- a CDS encoding nitrite/sulfite reductase, whose amino-acid sequence MTGVTSAPRTDPPRKAARPRKGKGEGQWALGYREPLNKNEENKKNDDGLNVRARIENIYAHRGFDSIDPADLRGRFRWWGLYTQRKPGIDGGKTATLEPEELDDKYFMLRVRIEGGQLTTEQLRVIAEVSSTYARDTADITDRQNIQLHWIRVEDVPAIWQKLEAVGLYTTEACGDVPRVIISSPVAGIAADEIIDPTPAIDEIVEKYIGSNEFSNLPRKFKTAMTGHPSHDVVPEVNDISFVGVVHPEHGPGFDLWVGGGLSTTPMLTQRVGAWIPLEEVHLAWKGVVSIFRDYGYRRLRNRARLKYLVADWGIEKFREVLESDEYLGYKLIDGPAPEIPAVQGDHVGVHKQKDGRYYVGVAPVVGRVSGSSLAKVADVVAAHGSDRVRTTAQQKLIVLDVEESRVESLVAALNDLGYQARPSAWRQNTMACTGIEFCKLAIVETKARAAELIGELEERIPELDVPITINVNGCPNSCARIQVADIGLKGQLVLDADGNQVPGYQVHLGGGLGLDAGFGRKLRGHKVTSDGLADYVERVTQNYLKERSEGERFAQWVVRAEEGALQ is encoded by the coding sequence ATGACTGGCGTCACCTCTGCTCCCCGTACCGATCCCCCTCGTAAGGCCGCCCGTCCGCGCAAGGGCAAGGGCGAAGGACAGTGGGCGCTCGGCTATCGCGAGCCGCTGAACAAGAACGAAGAGAACAAGAAGAACGACGACGGCCTGAACGTGCGGGCCCGGATCGAGAACATCTACGCCCACCGCGGTTTCGACTCGATCGACCCGGCCGATCTGCGCGGCCGGTTCCGCTGGTGGGGTCTCTACACCCAGCGCAAGCCCGGGATCGACGGCGGCAAGACCGCGACGCTGGAGCCGGAGGAACTGGACGACAAGTACTTCATGCTCCGGGTCCGGATCGAGGGCGGCCAGCTGACCACCGAGCAGCTCCGGGTGATCGCCGAGGTGTCCAGCACCTACGCCCGCGACACCGCGGACATCACTGACCGGCAGAACATCCAGCTGCACTGGATCCGGGTCGAGGACGTGCCGGCGATCTGGCAGAAGCTGGAGGCCGTCGGGCTCTACACCACCGAGGCCTGCGGCGACGTACCGCGCGTGATCATCTCCTCCCCCGTCGCCGGGATCGCCGCCGACGAGATCATCGACCCGACGCCGGCCATCGACGAGATCGTCGAGAAGTACATCGGCAGCAACGAGTTCTCCAACCTGCCGCGCAAGTTCAAGACCGCGATGACCGGTCACCCGTCGCACGACGTGGTGCCGGAGGTGAACGACATCAGTTTCGTCGGCGTCGTCCACCCCGAGCACGGTCCCGGCTTCGATCTCTGGGTCGGCGGCGGGCTGTCGACCACGCCGATGCTCACGCAGCGCGTCGGTGCCTGGATCCCGCTGGAGGAGGTGCACCTGGCCTGGAAGGGCGTCGTCAGCATCTTCCGCGACTACGGCTACCGCCGGCTGCGCAACCGGGCCCGCCTGAAGTACCTGGTCGCGGACTGGGGCATCGAGAAGTTCCGTGAGGTCCTCGAGAGCGACGAGTACCTCGGCTACAAGCTCATCGACGGACCAGCGCCCGAAATCCCCGCAGTACAAGGCGATCACGTCGGCGTACACAAGCAGAAGGACGGCCGGTACTACGTGGGCGTGGCTCCCGTGGTCGGACGGGTGTCCGGCAGCTCGCTGGCGAAGGTGGCCGACGTCGTCGCGGCGCACGGGTCCGACCGGGTCCGCACCACCGCGCAGCAGAAGCTGATCGTGCTCGACGTCGAGGAGTCCCGGGTCGAGTCACTGGTTGCCGCGCTCAACGATCTCGGCTACCAGGCCCGGCCGTCGGCCTGGCGGCAGAACACGATGGCCTGCACCGGCATCGAGTTCTGCAAGCTGGCGATCGTCGAGACCAAGGCCCGCGCCGCCGAACTGATCGGCGAACTGGAGGAGCGGATCCCCGAACTGGACGTGCCGATCACCATCAACGTGAACGGCTGCCCCAACTCGTGTGCCCGGATCCAGGTCGCCGACATCGGGCTCAAGGGCCAACTGGTCCTCGATGCCGACGGCAACCAGGTTCCGGGGTACCAGGTCCATCTCGGCGGCGGCCTCGGCCTGGACGCCGGCTTCGGCCGCAAGCTGCGCGGTCACAAGGTCACCTCCGACGGGCTGGCCGACTACGTCGAACGCGTCACCCAGAACTACCTGAAAGAGCGGTCCGAGGGCGAGCGCTTCGCCCAATGGGTCGTCCGTGCCGAGGAAGGAGCGTTGCAATGA
- a CDS encoding phosphoadenylyl-sulfate reductase, producing MSDLKTLAEEANERLADASAQEVLAWARETFGDELVVTASMADGALPHLAAEAAPGVDVLFLDTGYHFPETIGTRDAVAATLSINLINATPKQTVAEQDATYGKDLFAREPDKCCALRKVEPLNRVLSGYKAWVTGVRREEAPTRANTQVVEYDAKRDMVKLNPLAPWTQEDLDGYIADNGVLVNLLQYDGYPSIGCAPCTKQVAPGEDPRSGRWAGQGKIECGLHV from the coding sequence ATGAGTGACTTGAAGACCTTGGCCGAAGAGGCCAACGAACGACTAGCCGACGCCTCGGCGCAGGAAGTACTGGCCTGGGCGCGGGAGACCTTCGGCGACGAACTCGTGGTCACCGCCTCGATGGCAGACGGGGCACTCCCCCACCTCGCGGCCGAGGCGGCCCCCGGTGTCGACGTCCTCTTCCTCGACACGGGCTATCACTTCCCCGAGACCATCGGTACGCGGGACGCCGTCGCGGCGACGCTGTCGATCAACCTGATCAACGCCACCCCGAAGCAGACCGTCGCCGAGCAGGACGCGACGTACGGCAAGGATCTGTTCGCTCGCGAGCCCGACAAGTGCTGCGCTCTCCGCAAGGTCGAGCCGCTGAACCGGGTGCTCTCCGGCTACAAGGCCTGGGTCACCGGCGTACGCCGGGAGGAGGCGCCGACTCGCGCCAACACCCAGGTCGTCGAGTACGACGCGAAGCGCGACATGGTGAAGCTCAACCCGCTCGCGCCGTGGACCCAGGAGGACCTCGACGGCTACATCGCCGACAACGGCGTACTGGTGAATCTTCTGCAGTACGACGGCTACCCGTCGATCGGCTGCGCCCCGTGCACCAAGCAGGTGGCACCCGGTGAAGATCCGCGCAGTGGCCGCTGGGCCGGCCAGGGCAAGATCGAATGCGGGTTGCACGTATGA
- the cysD gene encoding sulfate adenylyltransferase subunit CysD — protein MTATIEASEDPVTAAVSAPSSLDALESESIFVFREVAAEFERPVILFSGGKDSIVMLHLARKAFAPAPVPFTLLHVDTGHNFPEVLAYRDSVVETLGLRLEVAEVEDYLADGRLRERPDGTRNQLQTIPLLDAINSHRFDAVFGGGRRDEERARAKERIFSLRDEFGQWDPRNQRPELWSLYNGKHRPGEHVRVFPLSNWTELDIWNYIEREEIALPSIYYAHERDVFERDGMLLAVGPYSQPRSGETVAKRLVRYRTVGDMSCTGAVASAATTAADVVVEVAASEITERGATRADDRASEAAMEDRKREGYF, from the coding sequence ATGACGGCGACGATCGAGGCGAGTGAGGATCCCGTGACGGCTGCAGTTTCCGCTCCGAGCAGTTTGGACGCGCTGGAGAGCGAGTCGATCTTCGTCTTCCGCGAGGTGGCTGCCGAGTTCGAGCGGCCGGTGATCCTGTTCTCCGGCGGCAAGGACTCCATCGTGATGCTGCACCTGGCCCGCAAGGCGTTCGCGCCGGCGCCGGTGCCGTTCACGCTGTTGCACGTCGACACCGGGCACAACTTCCCCGAAGTACTGGCATATCGCGATTCCGTCGTCGAGACGCTGGGGCTGCGGCTCGAGGTCGCCGAGGTGGAGGACTACCTCGCCGACGGCCGGTTGCGCGAGCGCCCGGACGGCACCCGGAACCAGCTGCAGACGATTCCGTTGCTCGATGCAATCAACTCGCACCGGTTCGACGCCGTGTTCGGCGGCGGCCGCCGGGACGAGGAGCGCGCTCGCGCCAAGGAACGGATCTTCAGCCTGCGCGACGAGTTCGGGCAGTGGGATCCGCGCAACCAGCGGCCGGAGCTGTGGTCGCTGTACAACGGCAAGCACCGGCCGGGCGAGCACGTCCGGGTGTTCCCGCTGTCCAACTGGACCGAGCTGGACATCTGGAACTACATCGAGCGCGAAGAGATCGCTCTCCCGAGCATCTACTACGCCCACGAGCGGGACGTGTTCGAGCGCGACGGCATGTTGCTTGCCGTCGGCCCCTATTCGCAGCCCCGCTCCGGCGAGACCGTTGCCAAGCGCCTGGTCCGCTACCGGACGGTCGGCGACATGTCCTGCACCGGCGCGGTCGCCAGCGCCGCGACGACAGCGGCCGACGTCGTCGTCGAGGTGGCGGCGAGTGAGATCACCGAGCGAGGCGCCACCCGGGCCGACGACCGGGCCAGCGAGGCAGCGATGGAAGACCGCAAACGAGAGGGGTACTTCTGA